A single Lysinibacter sp. HNR DNA region contains:
- a CDS encoding penicillin-binding protein 2: MKRQRIGRLRSSLTLLVILSFIGVFIFRLADIQVVRADELNEASLDKRSVPLKLYGTRGNIVDEEGSILATTELRYDVQMSPRNVSDFVRVKNMGEGSSEREDVSSEQALAEIGALTGQSGEEIQKIVDEALAKDPKSDFAYVKRSVNLQTMEAVKDLQVPWLTYAPNASRTYPNGAVGGNVVGFVGRDNTPLAGIEVSQESCLVATDGMETYERGADGVALPGSAVVVQDKVDGGTVKLTLNTDLQWQVQQIVDRQKEVSGAEYAYATVMEAKTGKLRAVAEDGSVDPNNFAASDEDKRTSRAFLNSYEPGSTFKTLTAAALIDQGLANPGTRVMVPGERVTPNGANFRDSWPHGPTPYTLTGIMIDSSNVGLSMLAEQLSNQQRYDYFKKFGIGEPTNTGMGASESRGIMRDWTAWDNQTGYTTMFGQGLASTIIQTTSAYQAFANGGTRIPASVVESCTASDGTVTEFMSGDPVQVVKPESAKTMTDMLEMFSSESSLGSYVDIPGYRIAGKTGTAQQTDPNTGAYRDIYVYSFAGYFPAEDPQYVVVFTLGYPPNSVGARDSVTGFRDVAQAAIKTYAVPPSTVPAVPLPKRY; the protein is encoded by the coding sequence GTGAAGAGACAACGGATAGGGCGGCTGCGTTCATCTCTTACCCTCCTGGTAATTTTGTCTTTTATCGGGGTGTTTATTTTTCGACTCGCTGATATTCAGGTGGTTCGGGCTGACGAACTCAACGAGGCGTCCCTTGACAAGAGGTCGGTTCCCCTTAAGCTCTACGGAACCCGAGGCAATATCGTCGACGAGGAAGGCAGCATTTTAGCGACCACCGAGCTGCGTTATGACGTGCAAATGTCCCCGCGGAATGTCAGTGATTTTGTCCGTGTTAAAAATATGGGTGAGGGTAGTTCTGAGCGCGAAGATGTGTCATCTGAACAAGCGTTGGCGGAGATAGGCGCACTCACCGGCCAATCGGGTGAAGAAATCCAAAAGATTGTTGATGAAGCTCTTGCGAAAGATCCAAAATCTGATTTTGCCTATGTAAAAAGGTCTGTGAACCTCCAAACGATGGAGGCCGTTAAAGATCTCCAAGTTCCCTGGCTCACCTACGCCCCGAACGCCAGTCGAACCTACCCCAATGGTGCAGTGGGGGGCAACGTTGTCGGATTTGTGGGCAGGGATAACACTCCACTCGCGGGTATAGAAGTCTCGCAGGAGAGCTGTTTGGTCGCGACGGACGGTATGGAGACCTACGAGCGTGGCGCCGACGGCGTAGCGCTTCCGGGGAGTGCGGTGGTGGTCCAGGACAAGGTTGACGGCGGCACGGTGAAGCTCACCCTGAATACAGACCTTCAGTGGCAGGTGCAGCAGATAGTTGATCGTCAGAAAGAGGTCAGTGGTGCTGAGTACGCATACGCCACTGTGATGGAGGCGAAAACTGGAAAACTCCGTGCCGTTGCCGAAGACGGTTCTGTGGATCCCAACAACTTTGCAGCCTCTGATGAGGACAAGCGTACCTCCAGAGCTTTCCTCAACTCCTATGAGCCCGGATCAACCTTTAAAACGCTCACGGCTGCCGCTCTGATCGATCAGGGCCTTGCTAATCCGGGGACACGAGTTATGGTTCCCGGGGAACGGGTTACACCCAACGGCGCCAATTTTCGCGATTCATGGCCCCACGGACCCACCCCCTACACCCTGACTGGGATTATGATCGACTCTTCCAACGTGGGTCTATCAATGCTGGCCGAACAGCTTTCCAATCAGCAGCGTTATGATTACTTCAAAAAATTTGGTATCGGAGAACCCACCAATACGGGTATGGGTGCTTCCGAGAGTCGCGGAATTATGCGAGACTGGACCGCCTGGGATAATCAGACCGGATATACCACCATGTTTGGGCAGGGTCTAGCGTCGACTATCATCCAGACCACGAGTGCCTACCAGGCGTTTGCTAACGGTGGTACTCGTATCCCAGCGAGTGTTGTAGAGAGCTGCACAGCATCAGATGGAACAGTAACAGAGTTTATGTCCGGTGATCCGGTGCAGGTTGTAAAGCCCGAGTCGGCTAAGACGATGACCGACATGCTTGAAATGTTTTCGTCAGAGTCCTCTCTGGGCAGTTATGTTGACATTCCCGGTTACCGCATTGCCGGAAAAACGGGAACGGCGCAGCAGACCGACCCAAACACGGGTGCGTATCGTGACATATACGTGTATTCTTTTGCAGGGTATTTTCCTGCTGAGGATCCGCAATACGTTGTGGTTTTCACGCTGGGATACCCGCCCAACTCTGTTGGTGCCCGTGACTCCGTTACCGGTTTCCGTGATGTTGCTCAGGCGGCAATTAAAACGTATGCGGTTCCCCCCTCAACGGTTCCGGCCGTGCCTCTCCCCAAAAGATACTAG
- the rsmH gene encoding 16S rRNA (cytosine(1402)-N(4))-methyltransferase RsmH: MRKSDQIENSMSTSFTTDGFPDNSDGLKKPDQAFERDTEDIHIPVMLERCIELLEPAISKPGATVVDATLGLGGHSAVMLERFPDLTLVGLDRDTEALHLAGQRLSRFGNRVHLIHTVYDRISDAVRSLGLSAVEGILFDLGVSSLQLDETERGFSYSQDAPLDMRMNQTEGTRAEEILATYSEGNLRRIFERYGEEKLAGRYARAIITARQVAPITRSEQLVQILADATPAAVRQLRHPAKKVFQALRIEVNQELVVLERAIPAAINTLAVGGRLVVMSYHSLEDRMIKHDLLAQATSTAPPDLPVELPEHLPELKLLTRGAEQASEEERRLNPRSQSVRLRAAMRIAAIKNRDIA; this comes from the coding sequence ATGAGAAAATCTGACCAGATCGAAAACTCTATGAGTACTTCCTTCACAACAGACGGCTTCCCTGACAACTCGGACGGTCTGAAAAAGCCCGATCAAGCATTCGAGCGAGATACGGAGGATATCCATATTCCCGTGATGCTTGAGCGGTGCATCGAACTCCTTGAGCCTGCGATAAGTAAGCCCGGTGCCACGGTGGTTGATGCCACGCTTGGACTGGGTGGGCACTCCGCCGTGATGCTTGAGCGGTTTCCCGACCTGACGCTTGTTGGTCTTGATCGTGACACTGAGGCTCTGCATCTGGCGGGACAGCGACTTTCCCGTTTTGGCAACCGTGTGCACCTGATCCACACCGTCTACGATCGAATCTCCGACGCCGTCCGCTCTCTGGGGCTTTCGGCGGTTGAGGGAATCCTTTTCGACCTGGGGGTTTCGTCTCTTCAATTGGACGAGACGGAGCGTGGATTCTCCTACTCCCAGGATGCTCCGCTTGATATGCGGATGAACCAGACTGAGGGTACTCGAGCAGAGGAAATTCTTGCCACCTACAGCGAGGGCAACCTGCGGCGCATATTTGAACGCTATGGTGAAGAAAAGCTGGCGGGACGTTACGCCCGTGCCATCATAACTGCCCGTCAGGTGGCTCCCATTACCCGTTCAGAGCAGCTAGTTCAGATACTGGCCGATGCAACTCCCGCTGCTGTCCGTCAGCTCAGGCACCCGGCAAAGAAAGTTTTCCAGGCCCTGAGAATTGAGGTTAATCAGGAGCTGGTCGTTCTTGAACGAGCAATTCCAGCGGCTATTAACACCCTTGCCGTGGGTGGTCGCCTTGTGGTGATGTCCTATCACTCGCTGGAAGATCGAATGATTAAACACGATCTCCTGGCTCAGGCAACCTCAACCGCCCCACCGGATCTACCCGTTGAGCTTCCGGAGCACTTACCCGAGCTCAAACTTCTCACTCGCGGTGCTGAACAGGCCAGCGAGGAAGAACGCCGCCTCAACCCCCGTTCGCAGTCAGTGCGTCTTCGTGCTGCTATGAGAATTGCCGCTATAAAAAATAGGGATATCGCATGA
- the mraZ gene encoding division/cell wall cluster transcriptional repressor MraZ gives MFLGTFSPKLDEKGRVILPAKFRDELEGGVVITRGQERCLYVFSTREFESMHEKIRQAPVTSKQARDYLRVFLSGAHSETPDKQHRVNIPATLRSYAGLDKELVVIGAGSRAEIWNAEAWNNYLNAQEAEFANIEEEVIPGLF, from the coding sequence GTGTTTCTTGGCACGTTTTCTCCGAAGCTGGACGAAAAAGGGCGCGTTATACTCCCCGCAAAATTTCGTGACGAGCTTGAGGGCGGGGTCGTGATTACTCGAGGTCAGGAGAGATGTCTGTACGTTTTCAGCACGCGTGAATTTGAATCCATGCACGAGAAGATTCGACAGGCGCCGGTGACAAGCAAACAGGCTCGTGACTATTTGCGAGTGTTTCTTTCCGGGGCACACTCCGAAACCCCGGATAAGCAGCACCGCGTGAACATCCCGGCAACACTTCGCAGCTACGCCGGTCTGGACAAAGAGCTTGTTGTTATTGGGGCGGGAAGCCGTGCAGAAATTTGGAACGCTGAAGCCTGGAACAACTACCTGAATGCTCAGGAAGCCGAGTTCGCAAATATCGAGGAGGAGGTGATTCCCGGTCTGTTTTAG